One part of the Pseudoalteromonas ulvae UL12 genome encodes these proteins:
- a CDS encoding CIA30 family protein, producing MTQPQRVLCSTLLLTALPSLAIDLTQLQWTVVNDTVMGGRSDSTLRLRDGVVMFSGEVSLANNGGFASVRAPYTTAAGGAKALYLTVTGDGKRYQLRLRVDQYLDGPAFVYSFQTQANQQQTWVISEQDFTLQFRGRKVSSDYQLNFSDVRAIGFMISVKQAGPFQLGINELLFVEQV from the coding sequence ATGACCCAACCACAGCGCGTGTTGTGCAGCACATTGTTATTAACCGCTTTACCATCGTTAGCCATTGATTTGACCCAATTGCAATGGACTGTTGTTAACGATACCGTCATGGGCGGGCGTTCCGACAGCACCTTGCGTTTACGCGATGGGGTGGTGATGTTTAGTGGTGAGGTGAGTTTAGCGAATAATGGTGGCTTTGCCTCAGTGCGTGCACCTTACACAACTGCTGCTGGTGGGGCCAAAGCCCTGTATTTAACCGTAACAGGAGATGGCAAACGCTACCAACTGCGTTTACGAGTTGATCAATATTTAGATGGCCCTGCGTTTGTGTATTCATTTCAGACTCAGGCTAATCAGCAACAAACATGGGTGATCAGTGAGCAAGATTTCACCTTACAATTTCGCGGGCGCAAGGTGTCTTCTGATTATCAGCTTAATTTTTCAGACGTACGAGCGATAGGTTTTATGATTAGCGTAAAACAAGCGGGACCCTTTCAATTGGGGATCAACGAGTTGCTGTTTGTTGAACAGGTGTGA
- a CDS encoding LysR family transcriptional regulator, with amino-acid sequence MNKLRHMSLFMSIVEAGSITAAADKLNLSKSVLSQHLKKLEAELAITLLKRTTRRQSLTPAGERFYQHCHQMHNVAEQAWNEVFELQHEPMGLITITAPHGLMNSIVVPAITDAFRPYTQVKFNLICDDAHLDLMQHNIDLAIRVGESPDSNYRQTAIGTLHDCLCQKRAMEVDLHKVSYIANHWQANNISHHINGQTYQFDVKHRTNTLMQTVALIEAGCGIGLIPDTLAYHNSQMQVIARLAQSTIYALHPYSAAIPLAVSMARHAIELKLANKQRTE; translated from the coding sequence ATGAATAAGCTTCGTCATATGTCACTGTTTATGAGCATTGTTGAAGCGGGCTCTATCACCGCAGCGGCAGATAAACTCAATCTGTCAAAATCGGTCTTAAGCCAACACTTAAAAAAACTCGAGGCTGAACTTGCCATCACCTTGCTTAAACGCACCACTCGGCGACAAAGTTTGACGCCCGCAGGTGAGCGGTTTTATCAGCACTGCCATCAGATGCACAACGTTGCTGAGCAAGCTTGGAATGAAGTCTTTGAATTACAACACGAACCCATGGGATTAATTACCATTACAGCCCCCCATGGTTTAATGAATTCGATTGTTGTGCCAGCCATTACCGATGCATTTAGGCCATACACGCAGGTAAAATTTAACTTAATCTGTGACGACGCTCATTTAGACTTAATGCAGCACAATATTGACTTAGCAATACGTGTCGGAGAATCCCCCGACAGTAATTACCGACAAACGGCGATTGGCACATTACACGATTGCCTTTGCCAAAAACGCGCGATGGAGGTTGATTTACACAAGGTCAGTTACATTGCCAATCATTGGCAGGCAAACAACATCAGCCACCACATAAACGGTCAAACATATCAATTTGACGTCAAGCATAGAACCAATACGCTCATGCAAACGGTGGCCTTAATTGAAGCAGGATGTGGGATTGGCCTCATCCCTGATACGCTTGCATATCACAACAGCCAAATGCAAGTGATCGCTCGTTTGGCACAATCCACTATCTACGCCCTTCACCCGTATTCTGCCGCCATCCCTTTAGCGGTGTCGATGGCAAGACACGCCATTGAACTTAAACTCGCAAACAAGCAACGCACTGAGTGA
- a CDS encoding Cif family virulence factor: MNNSVLMACKRASAAWKTAFNQQDAAGCAAQYGESTTMIAHPFGTFTSKEAIQSLWQDIIDQGFNEVTYFDEIWEPAGEEGFILSAKWTMNKAFGSIQKEHWQIQSDGQARLVFDEFTVEGER; encoded by the coding sequence ATGAATAATTCAGTTTTAATGGCCTGTAAACGTGCAAGTGCAGCATGGAAAACCGCTTTTAATCAGCAAGATGCAGCTGGTTGTGCGGCGCAATATGGTGAATCGACCACTATGATTGCTCATCCGTTTGGAACATTTACAAGCAAAGAGGCGATCCAATCTTTATGGCAAGATATTATTGACCAAGGGTTTAACGAGGTCACTTATTTTGACGAAATATGGGAACCTGCAGGAGAGGAAGGTTTTATTCTCAGCGCAAAATGGACAATGAATAAGGCCTTTGGCTCGATACAAAAAGAGCACTGGCAAATTCAATCAGACGGCCAAGCACGTTTAGTGTTTGATGAGTTTACCGTAGAGGGTGAGCGATAA
- a CDS encoding beta-ketoacyl-ACP synthase, whose product MKRVVITGMSAITALGDNWPKVREGLEKAENAVVSMPEWRYINGLNTNLAAPITDFSKPAHYTRKQTRSMGRVSLMSTFATERALEQAQLLDHPSLTNGDTGIAYGSSVGSTAPLMAFGKMMETGEMSGVTATSYIQMMAHTAPVNVGVFFGIKGRVITTSSACTSGSQGIGYAYEAIKFGRQKLMVAGGAEELCITEAAVFDTLYATSCKNDSPKHTPRPFDKDRDGLVIGEGACTLVLEEYEHAVARGATIIAEIVGFGCNSDGMHVTQPTSATMQVAIEQAIEDAGISPQQIGYVNAHGTSTDRGDIAESQATYAALGAAPISSLKSYLGHTLGACGAIEAWASINMMHDNWFAPTINLEHVDPECAPLDYIQHFGREIQTEYVMSNNFAFGGINTSLIFKRFTH is encoded by the coding sequence ATGAAACGAGTGGTGATTACAGGCATGTCGGCCATAACGGCACTGGGTGATAATTGGCCAAAAGTGCGTGAAGGATTAGAAAAAGCCGAAAATGCCGTGGTCAGTATGCCTGAGTGGCGATATATCAATGGGTTAAATACTAATTTAGCCGCGCCGATCACTGATTTTAGCAAGCCAGCCCACTATACCCGTAAGCAAACACGCTCAATGGGTAGAGTGTCATTGATGTCGACTTTTGCCACAGAGCGTGCTCTCGAGCAAGCGCAATTACTTGATCATCCGAGTTTAACCAATGGCGATACCGGTATTGCATATGGTTCATCAGTAGGCTCAACTGCACCCTTGATGGCATTTGGAAAAATGATGGAAACCGGCGAGATGTCCGGTGTAACAGCAACCAGTTATATTCAAATGATGGCGCATACTGCGCCGGTCAATGTCGGTGTGTTTTTTGGGATTAAAGGACGAGTGATTACCACAAGTTCAGCCTGTACATCGGGCTCTCAAGGGATTGGTTATGCCTATGAGGCGATTAAATTTGGCCGTCAAAAGCTGATGGTTGCAGGGGGCGCAGAAGAGCTGTGCATAACCGAAGCCGCTGTTTTTGATACCTTATACGCGACAAGTTGCAAAAACGATAGCCCAAAACATACTCCCAGACCCTTTGATAAAGACCGCGATGGGCTAGTGATTGGTGAAGGAGCGTGTACTTTAGTATTAGAAGAATACGAACATGCAGTCGCACGGGGGGCCACCATTATTGCTGAAATCGTTGGCTTTGGTTGTAATTCTGATGGCATGCATGTTACTCAGCCTACGTCAGCAACGATGCAAGTGGCCATAGAGCAAGCCATTGAAGATGCAGGGATTTCGCCACAGCAAATTGGGTATGTGAATGCACACGGTACATCCACCGATCGTGGTGATATCGCAGAATCACAAGCAACCTACGCAGCACTTGGCGCAGCGCCAATTAGTTCGTTAAAGAGTTATCTGGGTCATACGCTCGGTGCCTGTGGCGCGATTGAGGCTTGGGCCAGTATCAATATGATGCATGACAATTGGTTTGCACCCACCATTAATCTTGAGCATGTCGATCCTGAGTGCGCACCTTTGGATTACATCCAGCACTTCGGCCGCGAGATTCAAACCGAGTATGTGATGAGTAATAATTTTGCGTTTGGTGGCATTAATACCTCACTGATTTTTAAGCGCTTTACACATTAA
- a CDS encoding GrpB family protein yields MRIIEVVEYNDAWLRQFEIEKQLIISRLPINKIWVHHIGSTAVSGLAAKPIIDILIEVEEIENLDKYNKIFESIGYECKGEFGISGRRYFQKGGNQRSHHIHAFHKDSDNAMRHLAFRDYLIAHPLVAKEYAALKRNIARNCNNDNSIYCDGKNEFVKLHEQHAVAWRKKITA; encoded by the coding sequence ATGCGAATTATTGAAGTTGTTGAATATAACGATGCGTGGCTACGTCAATTTGAAATTGAAAAGCAGTTAATAATCTCACGCTTGCCGATTAACAAAATATGGGTTCACCATATTGGCAGCACCGCTGTAAGTGGTCTAGCGGCTAAACCCATTATTGATATATTGATCGAAGTCGAAGAAATAGAAAACCTAGATAAATACAATAAAATATTTGAGTCCATCGGTTACGAATGCAAAGGTGAGTTTGGTATTTCGGGGCGTCGTTATTTTCAAAAAGGAGGCAATCAACGCTCACATCATATTCATGCATTTCACAAAGACTCTGACAATGCCATGCGACACTTAGCATTTAGAGACTATTTAATTGCACATCCATTAGTGGCAAAAGAATACGCTGCACTTAAACGAAATATTGCTAGAAATTGTAATAATGACAATAGTATATACTGTGACGGCAAAAACGAGTTTGTTAAGTTACATGAACAACATGCCGTTGCATGGCGCAAAAAGATAACCGCCTAA
- a CDS encoding YoaK family protein translates to MISQLPRWVEFGAFLLALVAGFVNAVGLLSFEHQSVSHLSGTATLLGAGFLNLPWLNTLHLAGILLCFLLGSVTAGFLLHGPTLKLGKHYDTALFLESALLLLTLWFMSQGSIYGHLVASAACGLQNALATTYSNAVIRTTHVTGIFTDLGIMFGEYLRGNSIDKRKAILFITIICGFIVGGTVGAFLYGQYNFIALLFPAGLCFYLAVVYRVYSKKYSNR, encoded by the coding sequence TTGATCTCACAACTGCCCAGATGGGTTGAATTTGGCGCGTTTCTTTTGGCGCTGGTTGCAGGGTTTGTTAATGCTGTCGGTTTACTCAGTTTTGAGCACCAATCGGTTTCTCATTTATCTGGTACCGCAACGCTATTAGGTGCGGGTTTTTTAAATTTACCTTGGCTCAATACTCTTCATTTAGCGGGAATTTTGCTCTGTTTTTTACTTGGTTCAGTCACGGCTGGCTTTTTATTACATGGCCCAACGCTGAAACTAGGTAAACACTATGACACAGCGTTGTTTTTAGAATCTGCTTTATTACTCCTAACCTTATGGTTTATGAGTCAAGGATCAATTTATGGCCATTTAGTTGCGTCGGCGGCATGTGGTCTTCAGAATGCTTTGGCGACAACCTACAGCAATGCAGTCATTAGAACCACACATGTTACGGGGATTTTCACCGACTTAGGCATTATGTTTGGTGAATATCTTCGAGGGAACAGTATTGATAAGCGCAAAGCTATCTTGTTTATAACGATTATTTGCGGCTTTATAGTAGGTGGCACTGTGGGCGCTTTTTTGTATGGGCAATATAATTTTATCGCGTTGTTGTTTCCTGCTGGTCTTTGTTTTTATCTTGCCGTGGTTTATCGTGTTTACTCTAAAAAGTACAGTAATAGATAA
- a CDS encoding MFS transporter — MELISQHRTLPYLSGRFFDGISSGLFMMALSWLLLEPGNMGTFVAVLALICTATSFVLTPFFATLIDRHSRKAILIWVQVLQSATAGLVMIAAMFNLDSHWLLGTSQLIFWVSSNLAWSTNNAFTQENYDSHEYASISGKQEIVLQSTTLGAGALGVVLLKYWGMMEFAAFAASASAIAAVSYLVTPYRQQLREQHTVRFISQMLQSKAIFSAQPRFYTLILLSCLSYPVLTFLSKLVPIWFAELGISGDWFAAYSILFGLGSLLTGALLSKLLALTSHRVTLVYSMAMLAVVLIVIALVLSPLYLLLLTVLLGFFNALNRITRTNWLHHTVDVSQRGRVEGGLVLFSTSVQSLSYVIIALLAHYGFTQYGFAIAALTVSAAAIMMYLLGHVSQLKQTITT; from the coding sequence ATGGAATTGATCAGTCAACACAGAACCCTCCCTTATTTATCTGGGCGTTTTTTTGATGGTATTTCATCAGGACTTTTTATGATGGCGCTGTCTTGGTTACTACTAGAGCCTGGTAACATGGGCACGTTTGTCGCGGTGTTAGCGCTCATTTGTACCGCCACGTCGTTTGTATTGACGCCTTTTTTTGCTACTTTAATTGACCGTCATTCCCGTAAGGCCATTCTTATTTGGGTGCAGGTTTTACAAAGCGCAACGGCAGGGCTGGTGATGATTGCAGCAATGTTCAATCTTGATTCGCACTGGTTGCTTGGTACTTCCCAGCTTATTTTTTGGGTGTCGAGCAATTTAGCGTGGTCAACAAACAATGCATTTACGCAAGAAAACTACGACAGCCATGAGTACGCCTCGATTTCTGGCAAACAAGAAATTGTGCTGCAAAGCACGACATTAGGTGCCGGCGCTTTAGGAGTCGTGCTGCTCAAATATTGGGGCATGATGGAATTTGCAGCCTTTGCAGCAAGTGCTTCGGCCATTGCTGCTGTGAGTTATCTGGTCACTCCCTATCGCCAACAACTACGCGAGCAACACACAGTGCGCTTTATTAGCCAAATGCTGCAGAGCAAGGCGATTTTTAGCGCGCAGCCCCGCTTTTACACACTCATTTTATTATCATGCTTATCGTATCCGGTGCTGACATTTTTAAGCAAGCTAGTGCCAATTTGGTTTGCTGAACTTGGCATATCTGGTGATTGGTTTGCGGCCTATAGTATTTTATTTGGTCTAGGCTCATTACTGACAGGTGCTCTACTGTCAAAACTGCTCGCATTGACGAGTCATCGTGTCACGTTAGTGTATTCAATGGCGATGCTTGCAGTGGTACTGATTGTTATCGCATTGGTGCTCAGCCCGCTTTATTTATTGCTTTTAACCGTGCTGCTAGGGTTTTTCAATGCACTTAATCGGATTACCCGCACAAATTGGCTTCATCATACTGTGGATGTTAGCCAGCGTGGTCGGGTCGAAGGTGGGTTAGTGTTGTTTTCGACCTCAGTACAAAGTTTAAGCTATGTGATTATTGCCTTACTCGCCCACTACGGCTTCACCCAATATGGCTTTGCCATTGCCGCTCTGACGGTATCGGCAGCTGCGATCATGATGTATTTATTGGGCCATGTCAGCCAATTAAAGCAGACGATAACGACCTGA
- a CDS encoding DUF6678 family protein — protein sequence MDANQIEVLVNSIKTELPFTPPFQYKKFDEDPFPLSFSENVNYLGDWSAHCLQPFTKIEWFCVRPKYLKSVGRLVPPKVVSCEAEFINLLQNLKVPFQSQGDTILIYCNKNN from the coding sequence ATGGATGCTAATCAAATAGAGGTTTTGGTCAACTCAATTAAAACTGAGTTACCATTTACACCTCCATTTCAATACAAAAAATTTGATGAAGACCCATTCCCACTATCATTCTCTGAAAATGTAAACTACTTAGGTGATTGGTCAGCTCATTGCCTGCAACCTTTCACTAAAATAGAGTGGTTTTGTGTTCGTCCAAAATATCTAAAAAGTGTTGGGCGTTTAGTTCCTCCTAAAGTAGTTTCCTGTGAGGCTGAGTTTATTAATTTATTGCAAAACTTAAAGGTTCCATTTCAGTCCCAAGGTGATACTATTTTAATTTATTGTAATAAAAACAACTAA
- a CDS encoding ASCH domain-containing protein, whose translation MMHPSVTTICHKYFKQCHLPYVALSSWHFCDNEVDANACAKLVLDDIKRATSPSLWWFEAHHQPLPQRGDLNVVTNWQGEALCIIETTHVAITPFNEITEQYAALEGEGDKSLAYWRKVHWDYYHRELAGTAFTPTDTMPIVCETFKVVFKANTQHAR comes from the coding sequence ATGATGCACCCATCAGTCACAACTATCTGTCACAAGTATTTTAAGCAGTGCCATTTACCTTATGTTGCGCTCAGCAGTTGGCACTTTTGTGACAACGAAGTTGACGCCAATGCCTGTGCAAAGCTGGTGCTCGATGACATAAAAAGGGCAACGTCCCCTTCCCTTTGGTGGTTTGAGGCACATCATCAGCCACTGCCTCAACGGGGTGATTTGAATGTTGTTACCAATTGGCAAGGCGAAGCACTGTGCATCATAGAAACAACACACGTCGCGATTACTCCCTTTAATGAAATCACCGAACAATACGCCGCCCTTGAAGGCGAAGGAGATAAAAGCCTCGCGTATTGGCGAAAAGTGCACTGGGATTATTATCACCGCGAACTTGCTGGCACAGCATTTACCCCCACTGATACCATGCCAATAGTGTGCGAAACGTTTAAGGTCGTGTTTAAAGCTAACACCCAACACGCTCGTTAA
- a CDS encoding S8 family serine peptidase, with product MRKLSTLTFAMMAGLSAHSASAAQLMSVDSERAIEGQYIVVFKTPSVLDIQSSEAIAGFASTQAQGLSNLYNVDIAREFGGILNGVLVNASSKQIEQMLNDQNIDFIEQDQMMYVTPLASTNANQANAIWGLDRVDQENLPLNSTYNYEFDGSGVTAYVIDTGVRVSHNEFGNRASHGYDFIDNDNDATDCNGHGTHVAGTIGGGAYGVAKNVNIVGVRVLGCNGSGSNSGVIAGIDWVKNNASGPSVANMSLGGGASQATDNAVNNAVAAGISFVVAAGNDNSNACNYSPARAANAITVGSTTSSDGRSSFSNYGNCLDIYAPGSNIKSAWYNSDSATNSISGTSMASPHVAGAVALYLDENPSLSPSQIDAMLSQRSSKNKISDAKSGSPNELLYTLEGGVIIPPEDNVLNNGQAVSASGAQGSNTFYKLVVPAGTSSLSFDTSGGSGDVDMYVQVGQKPTTGNYNCRPYQNGNTESCTFTNPQAGDWWVMLNGYSQYSGVSLVGSYGGGTGCGSDCLTNGVPVTGLSAGSNQELVYTIDVPANSTLSVNMSGGTGDADLYVRKGAKATSRNYDCRPFLDGNNESCSLSSGQGGKYYITLNGYRAFTGVSIVASY from the coding sequence ATGCGTAAATTAAGCACTCTCACATTTGCTATGATGGCTGGCTTGTCTGCTCACTCGGCCAGTGCCGCACAGCTAATGTCTGTCGACAGTGAACGAGCCATTGAAGGTCAATATATTGTGGTTTTCAAAACACCTTCAGTTCTTGATATTCAAAGCAGCGAAGCCATTGCAGGCTTTGCAAGTACACAAGCGCAAGGCTTAAGCAATCTTTACAATGTCGATATAGCCAGAGAGTTCGGCGGTATTTTAAATGGCGTGCTCGTCAATGCCTCTAGCAAACAAATTGAACAAATGCTTAATGATCAGAATATTGACTTCATTGAACAAGACCAAATGATGTATGTCACGCCCCTTGCTAGCACCAATGCCAATCAAGCCAATGCGATTTGGGGTTTAGATCGGGTCGATCAAGAAAACCTACCATTAAACAGCACCTACAATTATGAGTTCGATGGTTCAGGTGTCACCGCGTATGTGATCGATACTGGTGTGCGTGTTAGCCATAACGAATTTGGCAACCGTGCATCACATGGTTATGACTTTATCGATAATGATAACGACGCAACAGACTGTAATGGTCACGGTACGCATGTAGCGGGCACCATTGGTGGTGGCGCATACGGCGTAGCTAAAAATGTCAATATTGTCGGTGTACGGGTGCTTGGTTGTAATGGTTCGGGTTCTAATTCGGGTGTTATTGCTGGGATCGATTGGGTTAAAAACAATGCATCAGGCCCATCTGTTGCCAACATGAGCTTAGGCGGCGGGGCTTCACAAGCGACCGATAATGCCGTTAATAACGCCGTTGCAGCAGGTATTAGCTTTGTGGTTGCAGCCGGTAATGACAACAGCAATGCCTGTAATTACTCACCTGCACGTGCAGCCAATGCGATTACAGTTGGCTCAACAACCAGCAGCGACGGCCGTTCGAGCTTTTCAAACTACGGTAATTGTTTAGATATCTACGCACCTGGCTCAAACATTAAGTCTGCGTGGTATAACTCTGACTCTGCAACGAACAGTATTAGTGGTACGTCAATGGCGTCACCTCATGTAGCGGGTGCGGTTGCGCTTTATCTTGACGAAAACCCTTCGCTGAGCCCATCACAAATTGATGCTATGCTGAGTCAACGCAGCTCGAAAAACAAAATCTCTGATGCAAAATCAGGTTCACCGAATGAGTTACTTTATACACTTGAAGGCGGCGTGATTATTCCACCTGAAGATAATGTACTCAATAATGGCCAAGCTGTGAGCGCATCGGGTGCACAGGGCTCAAATACGTTTTACAAATTAGTGGTGCCAGCGGGAACTTCATCGTTGTCGTTTGATACCAGTGGCGGCTCAGGCGATGTTGATATGTATGTGCAAGTTGGCCAAAAACCAACAACAGGCAACTACAACTGTCGTCCATATCAAAATGGCAACACCGAAAGCTGTACCTTTACGAATCCGCAAGCAGGTGATTGGTGGGTGATGCTCAATGGTTACAGCCAATATAGCGGTGTCAGTTTAGTGGGTAGCTATGGCGGTGGCACAGGTTGTGGCTCTGATTGTTTAACCAATGGTGTGCCAGTGACAGGCTTATCGGCTGGAAGCAATCAAGAATTAGTGTACACCATTGATGTACCAGCTAATTCAACCCTATCGGTCAATATGTCTGGTGGCACAGGGGATGCTGATTTGTATGTCCGTAAAGGGGCTAAAGCAACCAGTCGAAACTACGATTGTCGCCCATTCTTAGATGGTAACAATGAAAGCTGTAGCTTAAGTTCAGGTCAAGGCGGTAAATACTACATTACCCTCAATGGCTATAGAGCGTTTACGGGTGTGAGCATTGTTGCGTCTTACTAA